The DNA sequence TCACAGCAATGAGCAACTAGTGAAACGATACCATCATCTGTAATGCCATTGCATTTGCTAAGCCCAATCTCAACCAAATTCTTGCAGGTAGAACCAATTGCCTGAAGATTTGAGGCAAAGATTTCAAGGCCATCGAGTCTTAAAACAGTTAAAGTTTCTCCTATTGTTGATAATTTGCTCAGAAGACAGGTCTCTATCTCCTGTAAGTGCGATCACAGAAGGTGAACAACCACTGGAATTGGGAATCTTACTGCTTAAATGAAATCATGGGTTTGTATCGTTTGTTCTGAAAAGGCAAAGAGAAGGAAAGGAACTCTACTCACATGCAAACTGTGTCCAACATTTATTTTTTGGAGAAATCTTTGATCATCTATGAGTGAAGCTAAGCCCAGAGAAGACACATGGTTACATCTCGATACATCAATACTCTAAAACAGGTGAGATTGAAAATATAGTAAGCACAGAGGCACAGAAGAAAAGCTGGCATCATAGTTTACAGTATGAAGTTCATACGAGATCTGCATCCTTGCAAGGTGTTATACCTGAAGCGAGTTGCACATACTTAGCATTTGTAGACCATCATCATCTATAAACAAGCAGCCGACCATTGCTATGTCCTCTAGCTTCTCAAGAGTGGAAAGTGATCTAAGGGATTCATTGGTCACCTAGGAAACAAGACATAAGAAATTTGAGCATTCTTGGATACGAACAAGAAACAATCAGAACCATGAAGTCACATTAGGTATATACTATATACAATGTACGTATTCAAATGGACGAGTGAACCATACCCTTCTAAGTGAAATTTATAGTAGACTTATTGACAGAACCTAAGTTCATTCAACAGAATTCCAATGGACTTTAATTCTGACATCAAGAACCAAAATTAACATAAAGAATTGACCAAGCAATGTCAAGGTGCTAAGCATTTCTGATCACAGAGCTCCTGATTTACGCTGTGTCGAGACAAAATATTCTTTgttatttttgttgttgttgtaagaaGCAACAACACTTTACCAGCAAGGAAAAGCTGAAAATGCATCAAATATTCATGAGAGAACTGGCCCAAACACAAATAATACGAATAATTTATAATGGAAACGGCTTCCTACAAACAATTTCTGATGGAAGCATTTCACTCGCTGTACTCGGTCAGTCCACACATCATTGAATGCTACGAATTCTGGAGAAGTCCGGTGGTCCGTTCACAAacagtatcaattgatttgatgAGAGCAATCTCAAAAATTGTTTCTCAGTCCTACTGACGCTACTAACCAAATTTGAGATTGGGACAGCAAATGTAATAAGTATACAAAATTTCTCAGTCCTAAGCACGTCGAAATTGACATACACTTTGTCAGGGAAAGAGTTGCTCTTGGTCAGTTCAGAGTGCTGCATATACCCACTCAGCGGCAACTAGCAGACATCATGACTAAAGGGCTGCCAGCAGCTTTGTTCGAGGAGTTCAAAGCCAGTCTTTGCATTCGGCCTTCCAAAGTCAAGACTGAGGGGTATGGTTAGGATACAGTTAGCTTCCCTAATGTAACGGCTGTAGACTAGCTCTTACTCTTAGCTCTTTGACTTGATCCCTCCATGCCTAGATTATAGGATCGGCTGGTAGTGGACTCGTTGTATATTAACACCTGTAATCAGTAATGCAAAGTGCGGTGATTCTCTCGCAACTCATCCCACTCACAAAAAGACGCTACCTTGAGATAGGAGATGTCAACGCTGCGCAGTTGGGGACACTTCTTGGCGAGCAGCTCGACGCCGATGTCGGAGATCTCACGGCACCACTTCACGCTGAGCCTCTCGAGGCCAGGGCAGCCAACGGCGACCTTGGCGAGCCCGACGTCGGTGACGCCGAGGCACTTATCCATGACGAGCTCCCTGAGCCCCGCCGCCGCAGCGAGCGCGGCCATCTCCCTGTCCCCGACGGCGACGCAGTGGGAGAGGTCGACGGCCTCCAGCCTGGGGCACGCCGCCACGAGCGCCTCCAGGCCGCGCCACCCGACGCCGCTGGCCCGCGCCAGCCGCACCCGGCGGACGGCCAGCAGCGGCGCCGGGGCCTCGGGCagcgcggcggcgagggaggcGTCGTCGAGGCCCGCGCAGGCGGAGAGGTCGAGCGAGGAGAGCGCCGGGAACGCGCGCAGCGCCCGCGGGAGCGCCTCCCGGCGGAGCACCCGCGCGGCGCGGCGGGACGCGGCCTCGGCGCGCGCGAAGCCCCGGCTCGCCAGGCGGCACGACTTGCGGTCCCGTGGGTCACCGACGCCCGCCAGCGCGTGGGCGAGGAGGTCCAGCGAGAGCGACTCCACGCCCGCGCCGGTGCCGACGCCGGAGCTGGACCCGGAGTCGCCGTGGCTCATCGCGCTGGTGTGATGCGCTGGGCGAGGGGAGCTGGGGAGGGGAGGGCGGGTGGTGGACTGGTGGGTGGAGCGGTCCGGAGAGAAAATGGGAGGGGAGCTTTCATTCAGCTTTGGGTGTTGCGTTGTTTATTAATGGTGGTGGAAGCAGGAAGCAGGAAGCAGGAAGTGTGACTGAGGTAACTGACAGATGGGCCCGGGTGTAGTGGGATGACGTTGTTGTCTGTGTGGTTTTCGCCAACAGGTCCCTGAGAACTTGTGATAATGCAATGATAGCCTCGCCTAGTGTACTTGTACAAGTAGTACGTGCTGTGCTGCAGCTGCAGTGCCATGcgtacatttttttttttttgacaacaatGCCATACGTATATACAGTTGAGTTGCAGTACACGTCCCAGCTAAAGTCGGATACAATCGCAATCACTGTATGCCTTTGGAAATCGGATACAATCGCACATGTGTACATGCTATTATAATTAGTGTGTAGCACCAGGTCTAACACAAGGTTAGATAATAGAGGGATCATATACGTACGCTATTATCGTTCTCCGTAGTTTGTCTCAAAATTGGGTGCAATCTATCTAAAATTCGAATGGTTTTTTAAACAGAAAACAAGTACAGTAAGCCGTTAAggggaaaaaaaacaaaaaagaaatccAAGCCCTCATCTGTTGTAGTAATATATGTTTTTCCCAGGGGCCGAGAACAAAAAAGTCGCCTCCATGCGGAAGCTTCCATTCCATAGGATTCCTTCCTCGCTTTTGCTCTCGCTGCAGGTGGGCCGGCCCCACATGTCCAAGTGTCAAATCAAGTTGCATCGCGTAGAATTTCCGTACGGTCCGACCGTGGGTCCCACCTAAAAAAGCGTGGCCGGCCGTACGTATCCAAGGACGGGCGTACCTTCCTGAGATTCTCCTCTCTTCTGACTTCTCATCTCACAAATCTCAATTTCCACGAAAAGAAAACacaaccaaggccttgtttactttcatttcaaaatccaaaatttttcaagattctccgtaacATCGAATCTCTAgacgcataaaatattaaatatagataaaaataaaaattaattacatagtttggttgaaatttacgagacaaatcttttaagtctagttagtccatggttagacaataattatcacaaacaaacgaaagtgctatagtgtcgtgaaatttttttcttcaccaactaaacaaggcccaaaaaaaagagagagagaagagtcgACGCGTGATGTGTCGCCGCCACCACGACGAGGTCCGATCCAATCTGAAATTTCAAGGCTTCAAGACCATGTAGGGAACGTGGAAATTTTTGCCCTTTTTTATTGACAT is a window from the Sorghum bicolor cultivar BTx623 chromosome 5, Sorghum_bicolor_NCBIv3, whole genome shotgun sequence genome containing:
- the LOC8070182 gene encoding F-box/LRR-repeat protein 3, whose translation is MSHGDSGSSSGVGTGAGVESLSLDLLAHALAGVGDPRDRKSCRLASRGFARAEAASRRAARVLRREALPRALRAFPALSSLDLSACAGLDDASLAAALPEAPAPLLAVRRVRLARASGVGWRGLEALVAACPRLEAVDLSHCVAVGDREMAALAAAAGLRELVMDKCLGVTDVGLAKVAVGCPGLERLSVKWCREISDIGVELLAKKCPQLRSVDISYLKVTNESLRSLSTLEKLEDIAMVGCLFIDDDGLQMLSMCNSLQSIDVSRCNHVSSLGLASLIDDQRFLQKINVGHSLHEIETCLLSKLSTIGETLTVLRLDGLEIFASNLQAIGSTCKNLVEIGLSKCNGITDDGIVSLVAHCCDLRTIDVTCCHLLTNDALAAIAENCRKIECLQLESCPFISEKGLERITTLCSHLKEIDLTDCRINDTALKHLASCSELLILKLGLCSSISDEGLVYISSNCGKLVELDLYRCSGITDDGLAAVASGCKKIRVLNLCYCTQITDAGLKHVSALEELTNLELRCLVRITGIGITSIAIGCTSLIELDLKRCYSVDDAGLWALSRYSQNLRQLTISYCQVTGLGLCHLLGSLRCLQDVKMVHLSWVSIEGFEMALRAACGRLKKLKLLGGLRSVLSTELLQMLQACGCRVRWVDKPLVYKG